From Methanobacterium congolense, one genomic window encodes:
- the carA gene encoding glutamine-hydrolyzing carbamoyl-phosphate synthase small subunit: protein MLKEAKLALEDGTIFKGDGFGFETTKTGEVVFTTGMTGYVESLTDPSYKGQILMSTYPLQGNYGVSREWFQSEGIKAEGFIVRENNPYTSHSLSEKTLSEFLAEYEVPGISGIDTRALTLKIRRFGAMKGALTTEDISDDELKEMANAQKGIEELDLVDEVCVSEPRIFGEDYDKWAVILDCGIKQNSINALLKREVGVVVLPYKTDVNDIMDYEPDAMLVSSGPGNPERVGNAIETVQKLKEKLPIFGICLGQQIISLAFGARIYKMKFGHRGINQPVKDLKTGKVSITSQNHGFTVDPESVEGLPIRITQLNLNDGTPEGIEHKELPISSVQYHPEAGPGPHDTDYYFDNFVETLKNY, encoded by the coding sequence ATGCTAAAAGAAGCAAAATTAGCTTTAGAAGATGGAACAATATTTAAAGGAGATGGATTCGGTTTTGAAACCACTAAAACTGGTGAAGTGGTTTTTACAACGGGAATGACTGGATACGTTGAATCACTTACTGATCCTTCCTACAAAGGTCAGATACTCATGTCAACATACCCTTTACAGGGTAACTACGGAGTTTCCAGGGAATGGTTTCAATCAGAGGGGATAAAGGCTGAAGGATTCATTGTAAGGGAAAACAACCCCTACACATCCCATAGTTTATCAGAAAAAACTTTATCAGAATTTTTAGCGGAATATGAAGTTCCAGGTATAAGTGGAATCGACACCCGTGCCCTCACTCTGAAGATCAGAAGGTTTGGAGCTATGAAAGGCGCCCTCACAACAGAGGACATATCTGATGATGAACTTAAGGAAATGGCAAATGCACAGAAGGGCATAGAGGAACTTGACCTTGTGGATGAAGTCTGTGTTTCAGAGCCCAGAATATTCGGTGAAGACTACGATAAATGGGCTGTCATTCTGGACTGTGGTATAAAACAGAACAGTATCAATGCACTGCTTAAGAGGGAAGTTGGAGTCGTTGTATTGCCCTACAAGACAGATGTTAATGATATCATGGACTACGAACCTGATGCAATGCTTGTTTCAAGCGGCCCTGGAAATCCAGAGAGGGTTGGAAATGCCATTGAAACCGTTCAGAAGCTCAAAGAAAAGCTTCCAATATTTGGGATATGTCTTGGTCAGCAGATAATCAGCCTGGCATTCGGTGCCAGGATCTACAAGATGAAATTCGGTCACAGGGGAATAAACCAGCCAGTTAAGGACCTTAAAACTGGAAAGGTTTCAATAACATCCCAGAACCACGGTTTCACAGTGGATCCAGAATCAGTAGAAGGTTTACCAATAAGGATAACCCAGTTAAATCTCAACGACGGCACTCCTGAAGGAATAGAACATAAAGAACTGCCAATTTCAAGTGTGCAGTACCATCCAGAGGCTGGGCCAGGCCCACACGACACTGATTACTACTTCGACAACTTCGTTGAAACCTTGAAGAACTACTGA
- the rimI gene encoding ribosomal protein S18-alanine N-acetyltransferase, whose amino-acid sequence MIIREFRRPDIKRVLEIEESSFDDPYPSSVLVEIYNLGAGFLVAQEDNSIVGYIIFWIRFEDEGHIISIAVDKKYRRRGVGSKLVETATEIFQKYNVKKIKLEVRVGNRGAQKFYRHLGFSEKKILEDYYEDLEDAVIMNRELMNPKTPKIWE is encoded by the coding sequence ATGATAATAAGAGAGTTTCGGCGTCCAGATATCAAAAGGGTTCTTGAAATAGAGGAATCCTCATTCGATGACCCCTACCCCTCCAGTGTACTTGTCGAAATTTACAACCTTGGAGCTGGTTTTCTGGTTGCCCAGGAAGATAATAGTATCGTGGGATATATTATATTTTGGATCAGATTTGAAGATGAGGGTCACATCATTTCAATTGCAGTTGACAAAAAATACCGGCGAAGGGGTGTTGGTTCCAAGCTCGTTGAAACTGCAACGGAAATATTCCAGAAGTACAACGTGAAAAAAATAAAGTTGGAAGTCCGAGTTGGAAATCGTGGTGCACAGAAGTTCTACAGACACCTGGGATTCTCTGAAAAAAAGATTCTTGAGGATTACTACGAGGATCTTGAAGATGCTGTGATCATGAATCGAGAACTGATGAACCCAAAAACGCCTAAGATATGGGAGTGA
- a CDS encoding UPF0146 family protein has protein sequence MWNDLSDYILKNYDKNSKIVEVGVGGFPRVALKLKEHHKMNIIMTDIKPSHEGVVKDDITDPNLKIYGGASLIYSIRPPEELQPYIVEVAEAVGSDVIIKPLSTEFLNTKKNMKLINYKKAVFYKMCKQ, from the coding sequence ATGTGGAACGATTTATCTGATTACATTCTAAAAAACTATGATAAAAACTCTAAGATCGTGGAGGTTGGTGTTGGTGGTTTCCCAAGGGTTGCACTCAAACTGAAGGAACATCATAAGATGAATATTATCATGACAGATATTAAACCTTCCCATGAAGGTGTTGTTAAAGATGATATTACAGATCCTAACTTAAAAATATATGGTGGTGCATCACTCATCTACTCAATAAGACCTCCAGAAGAACTTCAACCTTACATAGTTGAGGTTGCAGAGGCCGTGGGATCAGATGTAATAATAAAACCACTCTCAACTGAATTTTTAAATACAAAAAAGAATATGAAACTCATAAATTACAAAAAAGCAGTTTTTTACAAGATGTGTAAACAATGA
- a CDS encoding calcium-translocating P-type ATPase, PMCA-type, with translation MKWQNLSVDEVLDKLKSTSDGLTTEEAQKRVTKYGKNELVEEEKPGPVKRFLGQFKDFLIILLIVAAVAAAFIGDTTDAAVILIVVVLNATVGFIQENRAEEAMAKLKDMSSAEAVVLRDGKKVKIPAAELTIGDVIVVEEGDKIPADIRIIKSYDLLVDESALTGESKPVKKDENFVSDEETKNLAFMDTNVSTGRGMGVVVEIGMNTAIGKIAEMIQEEEAKTPLQDRIASLGKMMGLIAVVVCSGIFVLQFFKGVPIVENFMTAVSLAVAAVPEGLPAILTLTLALGMQRMAKSNAVVRKLLAVETLGSCTTICTDKTGTLTKNKMTVRQTKITSPEMAYTVSALCNNSSLSNGRIIGDPTDGAMLIFADENGYSREELEKTHRRIFEIPLDSERKRMTTVNEFNGERYVLTKGAPEIILQRCSRVEEGGEISEITEDNREEVLEELKNMTSSALRVLALAYKKIDSSVDLEDKDGLENDLIFVGLVGMMDPPRKEAQEAVATCKHAGINVVMITGDHKDTAAAIASEIGILGPKSGDGSGKVLTGSDLDKLSDDEFNSIVEDVNVYARVFPEQKVRIVEALRSRGHVVSMTGDGVNDAPALKKAAIGVAMGSGTDVAKESADMLLQDDNFATIVKAVKEGRTIFDNIKRFVKFQLSTNIGAILTITSASLANLPIPFNPIQILWINIIMDGPPAQSLGVEPSEADVMERPPSKGNILHRKNLLRITFAGVVMAVGTMALYYFELTSGSTVIKATTMAFTVFVMFQIFNVFNCKAKGMVPNKTLLLAVAASFLLQVCVIYVPFLQGIFRTTAIGAKDWVLIVVVAAIIFVAEFISEKLIK, from the coding sequence ATGAAATGGCAAAATTTAAGTGTTGATGAAGTTTTGGATAAACTAAAATCCACATCGGATGGATTAACAACAGAAGAAGCTCAAAAACGTGTTACTAAATATGGAAAAAACGAGCTTGTGGAAGAAGAAAAACCAGGCCCCGTAAAACGATTTTTAGGACAGTTCAAAGACTTCCTTATAATCCTCCTTATTGTTGCAGCTGTTGCTGCAGCTTTCATAGGAGACACCACAGATGCAGCTGTAATATTAATTGTGGTTGTTTTAAATGCAACCGTAGGGTTCATACAGGAGAATCGTGCCGAGGAAGCAATGGCAAAGCTTAAGGACATGAGTTCTGCAGAGGCAGTTGTGCTGCGTGATGGTAAAAAGGTCAAAATTCCCGCTGCAGAACTCACAATTGGAGATGTCATTGTTGTTGAAGAGGGGGACAAAATTCCCGCAGATATAAGGATAATAAAAAGTTATGACCTTCTTGTTGATGAATCAGCACTAACTGGTGAATCAAAACCTGTTAAAAAGGATGAAAACTTTGTATCTGATGAGGAGACAAAGAACCTTGCATTCATGGACACCAATGTTTCAACTGGACGTGGAATGGGAGTGGTTGTTGAAATCGGAATGAACACAGCCATAGGTAAAATTGCAGAAATGATACAGGAAGAAGAGGCAAAAACACCCCTTCAAGATAGAATAGCCAGTCTTGGAAAGATGATGGGCCTCATAGCTGTTGTTGTGTGTTCTGGAATATTCGTACTCCAGTTCTTCAAGGGGGTACCAATCGTTGAAAACTTCATGACAGCAGTTTCCCTGGCAGTTGCAGCTGTACCAGAGGGTTTGCCTGCAATCTTAACCCTGACTTTGGCCCTTGGAATGCAGAGAATGGCTAAGAGCAATGCAGTTGTAAGAAAACTCCTTGCAGTGGAAACCCTGGGTTCATGCACAACCATATGTACAGATAAAACAGGAACCCTCACAAAGAACAAGATGACCGTACGCCAAACCAAGATCACATCCCCTGAAATGGCCTACACAGTTTCAGCACTCTGTAACAACTCCTCCCTCTCAAATGGAAGGATCATTGGAGATCCAACAGATGGAGCAATGCTCATATTTGCAGATGAAAATGGCTATAGCCGTGAAGAACTTGAAAAGACCCATAGGCGGATCTTTGAGATACCCCTTGACAGTGAAAGGAAGAGAATGACCACTGTCAACGAGTTCAACGGCGAAAGGTATGTGTTAACCAAGGGTGCTCCTGAGATCATACTCCAACGATGCAGCCGTGTTGAGGAAGGGGGAGAGATCTCTGAAATCACAGAGGATAACCGAGAAGAAGTTCTTGAAGAACTTAAAAACATGACCTCAAGTGCCCTGAGGGTATTGGCACTTGCCTACAAAAAAATTGATTCGAGTGTTGATCTGGAGGATAAAGATGGCCTTGAGAATGATCTGATCTTTGTGGGCCTTGTTGGAATGATGGATCCACCCCGTAAAGAAGCTCAGGAAGCTGTTGCAACCTGTAAACATGCAGGTATCAATGTTGTAATGATAACGGGTGATCATAAAGACACTGCAGCAGCTATAGCATCTGAAATTGGAATTTTAGGTCCTAAATCAGGGGATGGATCTGGAAAAGTTCTCACAGGTTCAGATCTTGATAAACTCAGTGATGATGAATTCAACAGCATTGTTGAAGATGTGAACGTTTACGCACGTGTTTTCCCTGAACAGAAGGTCAGAATAGTTGAGGCCCTGCGTTCAAGGGGTCATGTTGTATCCATGACTGGAGATGGAGTTAACGATGCACCTGCACTTAAAAAGGCAGCTATCGGTGTTGCAATGGGCTCAGGTACAGATGTTGCTAAGGAATCTGCAGACATGCTCCTCCAGGATGATAACTTCGCAACAATAGTTAAAGCTGTTAAAGAGGGAAGAACGATCTTCGACAACATCAAAAGGTTTGTCAAATTCCAGCTCTCAACCAACATAGGTGCAATACTCACCATAACATCTGCATCCCTTGCAAATCTGCCAATACCCTTCAACCCGATTCAGATACTGTGGATCAACATAATAATGGACGGTCCTCCAGCCCAGTCTTTGGGTGTTGAACCTTCCGAGGCAGATGTTATGGAACGCCCTCCAAGTAAGGGAAACATCCTTCACAGGAAGAACCTCCTGAGAATAACCTTTGCAGGAGTTGTCATGGCTGTTGGAACCATGGCACTCTACTACTTTGAACTAACATCAGGTTCAACTGTGATCAAGGCAACCACCATGGCATTCACAGTCTTCGTGATGTTTCAGATATTCAACGTGTTCAACTGCAAGGCCAAGGGAATGGTACCTAACAAAACTTTGTTGTTGGCTGTTGCAGCATCGTTCCTGCTCCAAGTCTGTGTAATCTACGTGCCATTCCTTCAGGGAATATTCAGGACAACTGCTATTGGGGCCAAGGATTGGGTTTTAATAGTGGTGGTTGCAGCCATAATATTTGTAGCTGAATTCATATCTGAGAAGTTGATAAAATGA
- the cobK gene encoding precorrin-6A reductase yields the protein MKIMVMAGTRDAVRIIEKLRAFEDTEILATTTTGYGGELARSAGAFSVISKGLGVDEIVQTISQKNIEVLVDATHPFAAEATKNAIKASEISGIKYLRFERPQVPLPDDDLVHEVKSFEEAASKVKEIVKTTSKKTAGNDMEDKIPTPKVLHLAGVSTLHHLTELIPPENIVARIVPSNYSLNKCFELGLTGENIIAMQGTFSKELNEAVMKEYHASVVLTKESGETGGTLSKIDAALELGIPVVVVTRPTVPELQNQMAFEDVNQVLAELHKI from the coding sequence ATGAAGATCATGGTCATGGCTGGTACACGTGATGCAGTTAGAATAATTGAGAAACTCCGTGCCTTTGAGGATACTGAAATTCTCGCCACCACAACCACAGGGTACGGTGGAGAACTTGCAAGATCCGCAGGGGCTTTTAGTGTTATATCGAAGGGATTGGGTGTGGATGAAATAGTTCAAACCATATCTCAAAAAAATATAGAGGTTCTCGTGGATGCAACCCATCCATTTGCAGCTGAAGCAACCAAGAATGCAATAAAAGCATCAGAAATATCAGGAATAAAGTATTTGAGGTTTGAAAGACCTCAAGTACCACTTCCGGATGATGATCTGGTCCATGAAGTCAAATCATTTGAAGAAGCAGCTTCAAAGGTGAAGGAGATTGTAAAAACAACTTCAAAGAAGACTGCAGGAAATGATATGGAAGATAAAATTCCTACGCCTAAAGTACTGCATCTTGCTGGAGTTTCAACCCTTCACCATCTGACTGAGTTAATACCTCCTGAAAACATTGTTGCAAGAATAGTACCCTCCAATTATTCCTTGAATAAGTGTTTTGAACTGGGGTTAACTGGTGAAAACATAATAGCAATGCAGGGAACATTTTCAAAGGAATTAAACGAGGCTGTGATGAAGGAGTACCATGCATCTGTTGTTCTCACCAAGGAGAGTGGTGAAACAGGTGGCACACTCTCAAAGATAGATGCTGCACTTGAACTAGGAATACCCGTGGTTGTTGTCACGCGTCCAACTGTTCCGGAACTTCAAAATCAAATGGCCTTTGAAGATGTGAATCAGGTTTTAGCTGAGTTACATAAAATTTAA
- a CDS encoding proteasome-activating nucleotidase: MENMSPNILKKIEDLKTEIKILKEENTKTKRNLTWKVRKLEKDKVLIENEKMRLDREVKSLRGEIERFRSPPLVIATVTEVLDDGRVVVKSSTGPNFVIGYSRFLNKKDLEPGVRVALNQQTFSIVHVLPSEKDPIVSGMEVDEKPQASYDQIGGLEEQVVEIKETVELPLKKPELFTNIGIEPPKGVLLYGPPGTGKTLLAKAVAHETNATFIKIVASEFVRKYIGEGARLVRGVFELAKEKSPSIIFIDEIDAIAAKRLKSSTSGDREVQRTLMQLLAEMDGFEARGDVGIIAATNRPDILDPALLRPGRFDRFIEVPVPNEEGRMEVLKIHTSHMSLDEEVDIQLIASLTEGASGADLKAICTEAGMFAIREERSTVTVADFMDAVEKIIGMEREEEMRREAGVMFG, from the coding sequence ATGGAAAACATGTCCCCAAACATATTAAAGAAGATAGAAGACCTTAAAACTGAGATAAAAATTCTCAAAGAGGAGAATACTAAAACCAAACGTAATCTAACGTGGAAGGTGAGGAAACTCGAGAAAGATAAGGTCCTTATCGAAAATGAAAAGATGAGGCTGGACAGGGAAGTTAAATCCCTGCGGGGGGAGATTGAAAGGTTCAGATCACCTCCACTCGTAATTGCAACTGTAACTGAAGTCTTAGACGACGGCAGAGTAGTTGTAAAAAGTAGTACAGGTCCTAACTTTGTTATTGGATATTCACGCTTCCTAAATAAAAAGGATCTCGAACCTGGAGTTCGAGTTGCACTCAATCAGCAGACATTCAGCATAGTACATGTCCTACCATCTGAGAAGGATCCAATAGTCAGTGGTATGGAAGTTGACGAAAAACCACAGGCAAGCTACGATCAGATAGGTGGACTTGAGGAGCAGGTAGTTGAAATTAAAGAGACAGTTGAACTGCCCCTTAAAAAACCGGAGTTATTCACAAATATTGGAATTGAACCACCTAAGGGTGTTCTTCTCTACGGTCCACCAGGAACAGGTAAAACCCTTCTTGCAAAGGCAGTTGCACATGAAACCAACGCAACATTCATAAAAATAGTTGCATCTGAATTCGTCAGGAAGTACATAGGTGAAGGTGCAAGGCTTGTCAGAGGCGTTTTCGAGCTTGCAAAGGAGAAATCACCGAGTATCATTTTCATAGATGAAATCGATGCAATCGCTGCTAAAAGGCTTAAAAGTTCAACAAGTGGTGACAGGGAGGTTCAAAGGACTCTTATGCAGCTTCTTGCAGAGATGGATGGTTTTGAAGCCAGGGGAGATGTTGGAATCATTGCAGCAACCAACAGACCAGACATACTTGACCCTGCACTCCTGCGTCCTGGAAGGTTCGACAGGTTCATAGAGGTACCAGTTCCAAACGAAGAGGGTAGAATGGAGGTTCTTAAAATCCACACATCCCACATGTCCCTGGATGAAGAGGTGGACATCCAGCTCATTGCATCCCTCACAGAGGGAGCATCAGGTGCTGACCTGAAGGCAATATGTACAGAAGCAGGTATGTTTGCAATAAGAGAAGAAAGATCCACTGTGACAGTTGCAGACTTCATGGATGCCGTTGAAAAAATAATTGGAATGGAACGTGAAGAAGAGATGAGAAGAGAAGCTGGAGTCATGTTCGGCTGA
- a CDS encoding multiprotein bridging factor aMBF1 — protein MRCEICGKKIVGTPLKTKIDGSVMLTCKECSKFGKVQREPQKQRRQGAPRKTGAPRRRPRPAEPTYEVVEDCNLLVRQAREKKGWSREELAEKIYEKASVINRIESGKMIPDIKLARKLERTLGITLLEKSDGATPEDIGHLNARGATIGDIARIKRN, from the coding sequence ATGAGATGCGAGATATGCGGAAAGAAAATAGTAGGAACTCCATTGAAGACTAAAATCGATGGATCAGTAATGTTAACATGCAAAGAATGCTCTAAATTTGGTAAAGTTCAGAGGGAACCTCAAAAGCAGAGGAGGCAGGGGGCACCAAGAAAAACAGGAGCTCCAAGAAGAAGACCAAGACCTGCAGAGCCTACATATGAAGTGGTTGAAGACTGTAACCTTCTTGTAAGGCAGGCAAGGGAGAAAAAGGGATGGTCACGTGAAGAACTGGCCGAGAAGATCTATGAAAAGGCTTCTGTTATAAACCGGATAGAATCTGGTAAGATGATTCCTGATATCAAGCTTGCACGGAAGCTTGAAAGGACCCTTGGCATCACGCTTCTTGAAAAATCTGATGGTGCTACTCCTGAGGATATTGGGCATTTAAATGCTCGTGGAGCTACAATTGGAGATATAGCAAGGATAAAAAGGAATTAA
- a CDS encoding DUF356 domain-containing protein: MALILIRADNKEKLLNGIADVERHAKLKILGIPRVIPSESADNIVQEIIKQKLRSKSKKAVIVRVEEDTTKSIVNIRKIHPPAHLMVISEEYDAFKDLEAKFKELKPFRGYYSPKNPNSPKRKADSKNNSKKN; this comes from the coding sequence ATGGCTTTAATTTTAATACGTGCAGACAATAAAGAAAAACTTTTAAATGGTATTGCAGATGTTGAAAGACATGCAAAATTAAAAATACTGGGAATTCCACGAGTAATACCTTCAGAATCTGCGGATAATATTGTTCAGGAAATAATAAAACAAAAACTTCGATCAAAATCAAAAAAAGCAGTTATAGTCAGGGTTGAGGAAGACACAACAAAGAGTATAGTTAACATCAGAAAAATACACCCTCCAGCACATTTAATGGTTATAAGTGAAGAGTACGATGCATTTAAAGATCTTGAAGCTAAGTTTAAGGAACTTAAACCATTCAGAGGTTACTACTCTCCTAAAAATCCTAATTCTCCAAAACGTAAAGCAGATTCAAAAAATAATTCAAAAAAGAATTGA
- a CDS encoding Mur ligase family protein, translated as MKKDIYGVIGICGIVGNIAARVLMDRGFHVLGTDMKSEKECKFKDTLQTYIQNKEIEVYFSEHPDSFFSQSQYVVPPPSLSKDSKVFQKIEKNGSNVLDVDTLLNEIKPDKPVLCVTGTNGKTTTTTLLKHICRTAGLITTEHGFRNLQGNIDYIPPLQARLKGDVAVLETGTFGIPGDLKRMVERCQPSCGIVTNITPDHLHDDHDFLSYASIKGSFIEYFKRGKLIVNADDPTLWGLVEAYKSSSNDQNIVSEDNDCEYISFGVDYGSTNPNKKKCICGREIRINETISGVGYYNCECGLKRPEPDYVATDVKGNSFTLKTPEGDVQFEMKLKGLHNVYNATGSIVAAIEFFKIDLDTIKKAVKNFEGVSGRMEYMYTYDGKEVIVDYGHNPAGVGTVLREMKKIYKKLAVVITISSESGESGDLEILKKAVEIGDFIVPASFYSRQAAEKHISSAKIIPTAESKEEFKSGTLGATADQVLEGLKKGLECDVDAVICLGEAAFKYKRNIQSLPNYLKEENN; from the coding sequence ATGAAAAAGGATATCTATGGAGTTATAGGAATTTGTGGAATCGTTGGAAACATTGCAGCACGTGTGCTAATGGACAGAGGCTTCCATGTACTGGGTACAGACATGAAGTCAGAGAAGGAGTGTAAATTTAAGGACACCCTCCAGACTTACATCCAAAACAAGGAGATTGAAGTTTACTTTTCAGAGCATCCTGACTCTTTTTTCAGCCAATCCCAGTATGTAGTGCCTCCACCAAGCCTTTCAAAAGATTCAAAAGTGTTCCAGAAAATAGAAAAGAATGGAAGCAACGTTCTCGATGTTGATACCCTTCTCAATGAGATAAAACCTGATAAACCTGTTTTATGTGTTACAGGAACCAATGGAAAAACAACAACCACAACGTTACTGAAACATATATGCAGAACTGCGGGTTTAATCACCACAGAACATGGTTTCAGGAATTTACAGGGAAACATCGATTACATCCCCCCACTGCAGGCCAGACTCAAGGGAGATGTGGCTGTTCTTGAAACAGGAACCTTTGGAATTCCAGGAGATCTTAAACGTATGGTTGAACGCTGCCAACCATCCTGCGGTATCGTAACCAACATCACACCTGACCATCTCCATGATGATCATGATTTTCTAAGTTACGCTAGTATAAAGGGAAGTTTCATTGAATACTTCAAGAGAGGTAAGTTAATTGTTAACGCAGATGATCCAACTCTCTGGGGACTTGTTGAAGCATATAAATCCAGTTCCAACGATCAAAACATCGTTTCAGAGGATAATGATTGTGAGTACATAAGCTTCGGAGTGGACTATGGATCCACCAATCCCAACAAAAAGAAATGTATTTGTGGCCGTGAAATCAGGATCAATGAAACCATATCAGGAGTGGGTTATTACAACTGTGAATGCGGGCTCAAAAGGCCGGAACCAGATTACGTTGCAACAGATGTTAAAGGAAACAGTTTCACCTTGAAAACACCTGAAGGTGATGTACAATTTGAAATGAAACTAAAGGGACTTCACAACGTTTACAACGCCACAGGTTCCATTGTTGCAGCAATTGAATTTTTTAAAATAGACTTAGACACTATCAAAAAAGCAGTTAAAAATTTTGAAGGCGTTTCTGGTCGTATGGAATACATGTACACCTACGATGGTAAAGAAGTTATCGTTGATTATGGTCATAACCCTGCAGGTGTTGGAACCGTTCTGAGGGAGATGAAAAAGATCTACAAGAAACTGGCAGTTGTTATCACAATTTCATCAGAGTCCGGAGAAAGTGGAGATCTTGAAATACTCAAAAAAGCGGTTGAAATTGGAGATTTTATTGTGCCTGCATCTTTCTACTCAAGACAGGCTGCAGAGAAACATATTTCATCAGCTAAGATCATACCTACTGCTGAGTCAAAAGAAGAATTTAAATCCGGCACTCTCGGAGCAACCGCAGATCAGGTTCTTGAAGGATTAAAAAAAGGTTTAGAATGTGATGTGGATGCAGTTATCTGTCTTGGTGAGGCTGCATTTAAATATAAAAGGAACATTCAATCACTGCCTAACTATTTAAAGGAGGAGAATAATTAA
- a CDS encoding Mur ligase family protein — protein MKCTVIGAGNAGRPVARILNHAGNEVTITDQKKIEEFPDKVQKTLKKMEEEGVELKLGSNAPINFEKGEHVYISPTIPENAPIREFLSSEDTELITNEDVSRKIDHLIDIDIIGVTGTLGKTSTTHTIAEIFETAGYRVWMCSSRMGNLLSEVIVDGIITGKPQENDVAVLELPHGTSRLMSQVHLKVGVLTNIYPEHLDEFDYSMDKYAARKLFIANSSETLVAGVQCSEFLKPLRNDTIFYCLKDANDPVELNVADENCDIPCSVYGCPSNGSITIYKDMPEKSGNTDRVKFMAPFKLMSYYLENAVAAAAAALSYGIPEKSISMGLSHFHGVPGHMEYIGNYKGREVHFDAAFVPQGLINTLNVFSDKELVILMDNPDSTNPRDKDQIGEVLGRYADVMIVSGYNETTKKLDMKAAQEVIDGAEGSKAMKFAVEDMKTAGDLSIKYSKPGDVILHVGPGAITSYEEVKSKMMMGIEEGCKKYE, from the coding sequence ATGAAATGTACAGTCATAGGCGCAGGTAACGCCGGCCGTCCAGTAGCAAGGATACTTAACCATGCCGGTAACGAAGTAACCATCACCGACCAAAAGAAGATTGAAGAATTTCCAGATAAAGTCCAGAAAACTCTGAAAAAAATGGAAGAAGAAGGAGTGGAACTTAAACTGGGTTCAAATGCACCAATTAACTTTGAAAAAGGAGAACACGTTTACATATCCCCCACAATACCTGAAAATGCACCAATAAGAGAATTTTTAAGTTCTGAAGATACTGAATTGATTACAAATGAAGATGTTTCAAGGAAAATAGACCATCTGATTGATATAGATATCATTGGGGTTACAGGAACCCTTGGTAAAACCAGCACCACCCATACAATTGCAGAGATATTTGAAACTGCAGGTTACAGGGTGTGGATGTGTTCATCACGAATGGGCAACCTGTTGAGTGAGGTTATAGTCGATGGAATCATCACTGGCAAACCTCAAGAAAATGATGTTGCAGTGCTTGAGCTTCCCCATGGAACCTCAAGGCTCATGTCACAGGTTCACTTGAAAGTGGGTGTTCTGACAAACATCTACCCCGAGCACCTCGATGAATTCGATTACTCCATGGACAAGTATGCTGCAAGAAAATTGTTCATAGCAAATTCCAGTGAAACACTTGTTGCAGGAGTGCAGTGCAGTGAATTTTTAAAACCACTCCGTAACGATACAATATTTTACTGCCTGAAGGATGCAAATGATCCAGTTGAATTGAATGTTGCAGATGAGAATTGTGATATTCCATGCAGTGTTTACGGTTGTCCATCCAATGGAAGTATCACAATTTATAAGGATATGCCAGAAAAATCTGGAAACACAGACAGAGTTAAGTTTATGGCACCATTCAAATTAATGAGTTACTACCTTGAAAATGCTGTGGCTGCAGCAGCAGCCGCACTCTCCTACGGAATCCCTGAAAAATCCATATCAATGGGTTTAAGCCACTTTCATGGAGTTCCCGGACATATGGAATACATAGGGAACTACAAAGGTAGAGAAGTTCATTTCGATGCAGCTTTTGTACCTCAAGGCTTGATCAACACTTTGAACGTGTTCTCAGACAAGGAGCTGGTGATCTTGATGGACAACCCAGACAGCACCAACCCCCGTGACAAGGACCAGATTGGAGAGGTTCTTGGACGCTACGCAGATGTCATGATCGTAAGTGGATACAACGAAACAACTAAAAAACTCGATATGAAAGCAGCACAGGAAGTTATTGATGGTGCTGAAGGCTCCAAAGCCATGAAGTTTGCAGTTGAGGACATGAAGACTGCAGGAGATCTTTCAATTAAGTATTCAAAACCAGGTGATGTTATTTTACATGTTGGACCCGGTGCAATTACCTCCTACGAAGAGGTTAAATCCAAGATGATGATGGGAATAGAGGAAGGATGTAAAAAATATGAGTAA